From Platichthys flesus chromosome 19, fPlaFle2.1, whole genome shotgun sequence:
AGGTACGTTTCTCTGTGCTGAGCCTGGAGCTGGAGAACCACATCACTGAGTCGCACTCTCAACAAACACAGTTCACACTTTACCTCATCCTCTGACTCTGGATCTTCATGTCATGTGTAGGAGACCTGAAGAAGTTTGTCTGCtacactgtgtctgtgtatccGATCTCTTCTGGATGGACGGGGCAGGCAGCGACCGTTCAGGCCTTTCTGGAACAAAGTGGTGAGAGAACCTGCTCGTTAGCTCTTTTTGaaatattgttaatattaaaGCAGGTCGTGAAGACCTTTCTCCAcgtgtttctcttctttccgTGAAGTTCATTTGACACGGCTCATTTAGTTTCAGAAGAAGACGGTTCATATCTGACAGTGAACATTGATTACAGCTCCTGAGGAAGGCCCCGCTGTCAGACTGAACGGTCAACCAGGACGTGACGAGGCTGAGCTCGTGTGGACAGAGATTCCCCAAAGCAGACGAAGAGGCTTCATCACAAACTACACAATATTCTACAAAAGTGGGGGTGAATTACACTGTAAGTGTCCGTCACTCTGAACAGGCGTCACGTGTGTATTCGTGAGTTCCtgactcagtgtctctgtctcctcgtCTCAGCGGTGACCGTTCCATCCAACACGACCTCGTTCACCCTGAAGTCGCTGACAGGAAACACCAAGTACGACACGTGGATCAGAGCCTCGACCGCCGCCGGCTCAGCCGAGGGCTCCCGCCACTCCTTCACCACGCTGAAACACAGTGAGTGTCGCCCTCCGTCACACTGTGTTGGTTTAAACTGAGCAAACACCACGAGGCCCAACAGGCAAGAGGAGCTTCCTGCCTCACTGTGTGCCTTCTCCTCTCAGCTCCGGGGGAGATCGAGCTCATCGTCGTCGGAGCCAGtctcagcttcctgtttgttgtCGTCATGACGATGGTGATCTGTATTTCCAAGAAAGAAACGTGAGTTTTTAAAATCTGCAGAGGAAAGTTCCTCCAGCGTCTCCGGTCCCTCTGAAGAGGTTCAACGTCTTCATTCAGTTTGTTCCTCAGTCCCTCACCACAGACCTTTCTCTCCTCATATATCAACTCGTGAAAAAACTGCTCAGACCAATGAGAGCTTTTTAAAATTGATATGGTGGATTCTTTGTCTTTGGATCCTGATCTGATTtatgtattgtttgtgtttcagcatcAAGAAGAACTTCTGGCCTCAGATTCCAAACCCTGGAGAGAGCACGATTGGATACTGGTCTCCTGATTATCCCTTAAAAGTAAGAACTTCCTTTGCTCTGACACATGAGGCTGAAAACATGAAGTACattatttaaacactttatagATGGATACCAGAGTTTATCTTTTAGGCTTTTAGTCAGAATCATGTGCAGACGTCTGTTCAATGAGAATATCAACCTGAAAGGTCCAGTGGATACAAAATGCAGAATACATGAATGAATTAATGGTGTATAAAGTTTTCTGTGTGGTTTGTAAAATATGTTGCCAACTTGAACATGAAAGTTTAGTGTTTGTTCACCACGAAGAAAATCACTGCAAAATACAATCGCAAGATAAAAAGATTAAACTACTTCCAGTGGAGATGAATTAATATGatacatatacacatttatatgaCCTTTCTATATAGGACACAGAACAATGGCAGCTGATGAGACTCAGGTCTTTTTATTATGATATACAGTCACATACAGGACTCCGGTCTTCACAGCAGAAAATACTAACAAGTATTTAAGAGTATCTGCATGAAAACAGATAAATGGACTCTGTGGATAATCAGCGTCTTGTCGTCCTCAGGCAGAGACGCCAAAGGAGAACTGTCTGTCCGGCATCAGTGTCCTGGACGTGGACACGTGTGATGGAAAGATGGTGTTTGATGAAGACAAGACCAGTCTTCCTCTGAAGAAGGACAAGTATCTGTCCGAGGAGCACAGCAGCGGCATCGGCGGCTCCTCCTGTATGTCTTCACCTCGCCAGAGCGTGTCGGACAGCGACGAGGGCGGAGACCCGGTGGACACCACGGCCAGCACCGTGCAGTACTCCTCCGTGGTGGCCTCCAACGGTTACAAGGGTCAGACTCCGAGCTCGCAGGCGGCCATTTTCTCCCGCTCCGAGTCCACGCAGCCCCTGCTGGACTGCGAGGAGAACCCGGACATGATGTTGCAGGAGGGCAGCAGACACCAGCGCTTCCTGCGCCGACCTGCGGACAACGACCCCGCCCACTTCAACCAGCTGCTGGagatggagcagcaggaggtgctAGAGCCTCTGGACTTCTGCCCCCTGGAGGAGGACTCTGAGCTGACGCGTACAGATGAGCAGTCAGCTGATTGGCTGCCGACAGCGCCTGCCTCCAGCTACATGCCTCAGCTGGGAGGCTACAGGCAGCAGTGAGAACACATGTCCACCCGCGGTGCCTTGAGGAGCAGCGAAGAAGAGACTGAACCCGTTTGTCTTTTGCACATATGTACTCTGTAAAATACACAGCcgcagttagcttagcattcgCATGGAACAATTACTAGCCATATGTTTGTAGTCCACACCTGTATGTGGACGCTTTGTGCTACATGGTAAATGTCACGCTACATTTCAAAACGTCTGAACCACAGAGTTGGGAGAGACCGCCCCCTGTGGAGGGGTGTGACCTCTGCAGCCATGTTACCTGCTCACTGTATATACACTGCTCATGAATGTAATCAAGTGACACTGACACGAGAGGCCAGTGCATGTTAAAAtaactttcaaaaataaaatataaaaaacatgtacAGGTTCAGCTGGCGTCGTGAAGACACTGAAACATGATCCCTTACTTCTCTTCTCGTcgtcacttcctcccactgtggAGATCCATCTGGAAACCAGTCACAGACAACCTCACCATAGAGTCTGTGCATCAAGGCCCCGCCCACACACCtcaaccaatcctgagtcagagtcagctgtcaatcatcacgtctcagcctgtttttatatcgaataactgattcaaaccaaactgatcagaaacttgaacaaacatcagagagatgaGAACGAGCTGAAATGACTGAACCGTCTTTACAAACATTAATTTAACGTCCACTCAGATTCTTCAGTTCGGttcatgtcccgtctgctaacatggaggaggagggtttatgacctgtacctcagacagacaccagggggcagttGAGAGGAAGTTGCACGTTTCACAGTCAAATGTGTTGAATCCCTGCTGCAGACTTCACACACCTATAAGAATAGAATGTAACTACGCATgtgcaatgcattgtgggtccAGCCTCTCAGGTAACGACCCTACTAGGGAAACACCTGCGACTCCAGCATCAGTGAGAAGTTGAGGAGTGAAACGTCTCATCACCGGGAACCACCGGGAACCTCAAGGAGCCATCAGGACCCGCCGGGATCCACTAGGACCAACAAGGATCCTTCAGGACCCGCCATGACCCACCGGGAACCTCAAGGATCCTTCAGGACCCGCCATGACCCACCGGGAACCTCAAGGATCCATCAGGACCCGCCGGGATCCACTAGGACCAACAAGGATCCATCAGGACCCACCATGACCCACCGGGAACCAGCGGGATCCACTAGGACCCACAAGGATCCATCAGGACCTGCCGGGATCCACTAGGACCTCTTCACACAGAGGATTAAGTTGTTATAACGTGTAAAGACACTAATACGTCAAATTGTACAGGagactaaataaaaaatcatttaTACAGATATGTTTTTAACAAGAGCTCAATATGAAGATGTGAGGAGATGATACAACTGTTTCAGAaaggaaatgtattttgtgtCATCTTTCATGATGATGAGGATAATGATGAAGatggagcagctgcagatgaagatgataattcagatgaagatggtgataaagatgaaagtgatgaagatgataacaattaagatgaagatgatgataaagatgaaagtgatgaagatgataacaattaagatgaagatgatgataaagatgaaagtgatgaagatgataacaattaagatgaagatggtgataaagatgaaagtgatgaagatgataacaattaagatgaagatgatgataaagatgaaagtgatgaagatgataacaattaagatgaagatgatgataaagatgaaagtgatgaagatgataacAATTAACATGAAGATGGTGATAAAgatgaaagtgatgaagatgataacaattaagatgaagatggtgataaagatgaaagtgatgaagatgataataattaagatgaagatgatgatgataaagatgAAAGTTATGAAGATGATAATAattaagatgaagatgatgatgataaagacGAAAGCGATGAAGATGGAGCAGCcgctgatgaagatgatgatactGAAGATGGATCAGCTGCAGATGAagactccctcctcctcctcctcctcctcctcctcctcttcgtgcAGCTCGTGTCTCTTTAAGAGAGGTTTCCTCAggacggagggggggggagggagggtgcTGGATGGGTTCACTGGGTTCATGTAGTACcggagcctcctcctcctcctcctcttcctcagcccgGCTGCTTCTCCTCGGTGAACCGGGACCTGGGTAAACCTGAGCTGCTCCATGTTAGTGCACCGGACAGGACGGGACATCTGAGTGTGACCTTCTCCTCCAGGACACCGGATCAGCTGATGACTCCGAACATGCTCCCGTCTGCAGGTCATTCCAGGCATctggacacacagtgtgtgtttgtgtgtgtgtgtctgtgtgtgctgctccTCCGCTATTAATGTGTTACAGTATGTGTTGCTCCATTTGTATTAGCGATTGtgttgtgtgacagtgtgtgacaacgtgtgacagtgtgtgtgagtgtcagtgtgtgttgctcCAGCTGTATTAGCGCGTGCTGcattgttactgtgtgtgtgatagtgtgtgatagtgtgtgtgtgtgctgctcctCTCGTATGAACGTGTTACTGTGTGCGCGCTGCTCCTGTGGTACTAAcgcgtgttgtgtgtctgtgttgtgtgacagtgtgatggCGGACAGTCTTCGTCCTGCTGGAGGAATCGAACATGATGGCTGCTGACGGCTGCTGCAGAGCGATGGATCGAGGCCGCGCCAAGCTGGCGGCTGAGGCTGTTCCCAGAGCATCGCTGCCCCCCCCGCAGCCGCCGGGCTCCGACATCCAGGAGCTGGCGTCGAAGCGCGTGGACGTGCAGAAGAAGCGCTTCTACCTGGACGTGAAGCAGAGCGCGCGCGGCCGCTTCCTGAAGATCGCGGAGGTTTGGATCGGCCGCGGCCGCCATGACAATATCCGGAAGAGCAAGCTGACGCTGTCCATGTCCGCGGCCCCGGCGCTGCGCGGCTGCCTCGGGGACTTCATCGACTACTACGCGCGCATCGGGCTGCGCGGCCTCGGGCTCGCGCATCTCGACGAGCCGCATAGTAACGGACAGAGCCGCGTGCCCGAGCCCCGCAGGAGAGCGCAGGAGCACGCGCCTCTGTCTCCCGCGGGGTCCGCCGCGTCTGACGAGCACGCGCAGCGCGTGCTGAAGAGCGAGCTGATCGAGCGCGACAACCGGAAGTACTTCCTGGACCTGAAGGAGAACCAGCGCGGCCGCTTCCTGCGCATCCGCCAGACGGTGAGCAAGGGCCACGGCACCATGGGCTACTACGGCCAGGGAATCGAACACACCATCGTTCTGCCAGCGCAGGGACTCATCGAGTTCCGGGACGCCCTATCGCAGCTCATCGAAGACTACGGGGACGGGGACGCTGACGAGCGCGGCCGAACCGGCTCCCGGAaccaggaggacgaggacgacaGCCCCGAGCTGCCCGAGGCCGCGTCCTTCCGTGTGGACAACAAGAGGTTCTACTTTGACGTGGGGTCCAACAGGTTCGGAGTGTTCCTGAAGATCAGCGAGGTCCGGCAGCCGTACCGGAACACCATCACCGTCCCGCTGAAGGCCTGGTCCCGGTTCGGAGACAACTTCCTCCGCtacgaggaggagatgagacgGATTTTCACTTGtcacaaagagaagaggacagagacaagACAGGACagcgaggagcaggaggactgACCCGGACTGGAGCTCTGGGAGCCCCTGCAGAGGCCCCATATGTCCCTGCAGACATGCCCCTTTATGTCCTCCAGGGGCCCTGCAGACATGTCCTTCAAAAGTCCCCATGATGAGCAGGGTGTGTCCCCTCAACCTTACAGCACCTGAACTGTTTGGTTCCTCCCCCAAGGGCTGGGTAATGACTAATCTGAACCTGCCAAGATCCAATCATCCATCTTCATGTCCACGTCCACGTCCATGTCCACGTCCAtctccatgtccatgtccatgtccatgtccacGTCCATGTCTCAGTGCTGTTTCATGCACCTGAACCTGTCTGACAGATGAAGGAGTTATTGTTGTGAGGACACTTATTTATTAGAGGTCTAATAATGATATTAACTTGAATTTAGGATTTAAGTTCAAATCGCGATGacacattgtttttaaatggaatCGATGTGTAAAGACCTTAAATCAcaactgacccccccccccccccccactgacctctgaccccgacCAGCAGATTAAGTGACGCCTGCAGCCCACACGGGAGGATGTTGCCTGGCAACACTTCTCGGGTGTGACAGGCGATGGggcaggagctggtggaggcgTTGTGATGTGTGTGGCCTGGCTacaagctgacacacacactcacacacacacacacagacacacacacacacacacacctttccaaGTGCTGAAAGGCCGTTACTCACCGTCACGTTGTCTTCACGCTCAGGAACCTGAACACTGAATCCAATTGGTCGAAGATAAGAAGTTGCTAAATTATCCCAATCGTCAGGGGTCAAGGGTCATGGCAGGGCAGGGCAGAGGAAACCAGAAAAGTCCAAAACAAATTTATTATGAGCCAGTGCATCCATCGTGTTTTTCATTCTATCCAACGCAGGCACTTAGtccacacacaggaagtgttcAGACACTGGAACTGAGCCTGGAGCCTGGAGCACTTGAAGTGACGGGACAGGAGGTTGTATGAATGAAGCAGAGAAGATGTGTCCTGGTGGAACAGATGGTtccaggagaagagagaagctgctgttgcacaaacacacgtctcatttgttttgtgtggttGGATTATTTCGACTACACAGTAAGTACAGCCGCAGATCTCCACACTGAATTCAAAGTAAAGTCTTGTCGTGCTGAGCAAACAGTCGGTGTTCAGCTCGTCTTCTCtggccgagcagcagcagaacctatttaaagatggaggacactTCTCCGTCTCTGCCCAAATAAATTGGATGCAGACGTTGGCGTCTCGAACCGCCGACGTCGCACTGCTACACCCACCTGACCAATCAcgagccagtctcagctgtcaatcataacgtCTCAGCCCATTTTTAACTAATAACTGaaacaaacaccaaaacaaaaccTGACCCTGCATCAACTGCCTGAAGTGACACAAAGCTTGGTTTGGTATTTCATTTTCAGGTTCTGTCCAACTCCCATCTGActgttatactgcagccagacagcAGGGGGCGGtggagatgttttggcttcacttttatgagttgtcttgtcgtccatctttatttacagctgtttgtgtttgtgaaggagACCAGCCGAACCCGGGTGTTTCTGTCTCATGACGAGTCGACACAAAACGAGTTGTGAAGAATCTGCTCCTCAGATTAATTTATAGAATTTGAAGACaacatttgtttgttgtcatgttGATCATCTCGTGAGGCGGatgggttagagttagggttagggttagagttagggttagggttagggttagagttagagttagttaACTAACCCGGATCTTTAAACCCGGGTCCTcacctccagcttcagaagCAACGCTAGCTTTATGAAACTTTAAAGCTTGTTGATACCTGAAACATTGAGAAGTATATCTTACAATATTTGACTACATGACCTTAAGATAATATTTGAAATGAGACGTCACAATGAGTCACGTGACCAGAAGTTAATGGACTGATGTGTGAAGAAATGAGTTGCTCTGGAAAGGTGTGCCTGTCCTGTCTGATTCTGGACGTAGGACAGATCTCCTGGTGTCCATGTCCTCAGCCGGTTAGAGAGCTCTGAGGAAACAGgcttctcttcatcttcctcctcttcctcttgtctccactgatgaaggtggagacaagaggaagaggaggtggactGCTTAGTGGAGCTGAGAGGAGTTTGAGTGACGTGTTGAAACATCTGGATGCTGGAGTCGACTGGTGGGAGACCACAGAGCACAGGACTGGTTGACTTTAGTGAGGCTGAgtgacttttattttcatataaaaagCAAAGGTTCTATGAAGTATAATGCAAAGCACAAAGTACTCTAAAATAAAATTAGAATATATAAAGCCAATGATTTAAATATCAGATCATCATTGAAGAGGCAAAGCCTCAAGACCTGAGACCCAGTTTGTTTTCTCCTGGAAAGAGAACGTGAAGGTGAAATGTCTTCTGTCCGTCCAACTCCAAATAATTCTCCAAAAAGCACTTTAAAAAGAAGCTGCACTTTAGTTTTGCTGCTTTGTGATTGGTCGACACAGAGGGACCATTTCCAACCATGCCTTCGGTGTTAAGTGACAATCATGGGTCCCTGCTCGTAGAATCTTCTCCTCAACACAAACTCCCGTCAGTGTCCATTTCTGACTGTCTCCCATCCGCTCATCTGTTAATGTGAACAATCACAAGCATCAGCAGGTTTCACTTTGAGGAGATGAACAATGTGAACCAGCTTCACGGTGCGTTGGTTCCTTGGATCTGTTGGTTCTGGAAGAGTCCACTTGATAAACGTTGTCTCACGTTTGTGCTCATTTCACATTTTGGTCACGAGTAGAAAGTGAATGAGTTCAGGTCGATGGAGGAAACGATCTGAGCTCACGTGTCCTGATGTCCTGACATGTGACACATCCGTGTTTTACTCCAGAGCTGAACATATTCCAAATGAAGctaaacaacatttaaaatatatttattattttgaattatatAATAAGTGACCCACTTTTAAAAGAATAACGAAAACTAAAGAAATTCCTCCAGAATCAAATACATATACACTTGAGTATTAAATGTATACGCATATCAGTATTTATATTAATGTTAGTCTCTTATTTGCATAATGATGTTGAGGTGTATGtttgccacaaacacacaactgtcagAAAAAAGGTTATTTCACAACTGCACAGACggaatcagaagaatcaaaGATTTAAAGAGGAGACAAAGGTTGTGTCCCATAAAAACATCTGAATGTTTTTATGAGCCGTGGCTGGGTCGGCGTTCAACCTCCGTCTTCTTGTCCCAGATCTGCTCCCTTGATCAAGTTTACACTGTGACCTCCTCGGTAAATAACTCAGAACCATAGATCCTGAAATAAAGATTCTGATTAAATGTATGTTGAACACGATGAATAGAAACCAGATCAAATCTGACACATGGATCATTTAGCGGTGGCTGATGGAGAACAGCAGCTGTGGTCAGCGagccacacaaacatttaaatgatctATTAAACCAATTacaaagtgtatttttccaATATTTCTGTGATCAAGCCAACAATacttaatgttaaataaatgttcacGTACAATTTGGTTTCCTATTATCATTAATTTTATCagatggaaataataaaaatgaaaagatcGTCAATTCCGGTTATTTTACTTTAAGTCGGGTCCTTTTGTCTTCGTGTGGACACTTGATCTGACGAGGAGccggtgacctttgaccagcgTCTCCTCGTAGAACTGGGACGTGCAGGTCCAAGCTGTGGAGAGAAACCTCATTCATGGTGAACTCTAGTTTCTGAACACATCATCAGTTTGATGCTAGAGCGTGAAGCAGAACAAGGACCTGTGTCTTCGTCCC
This genomic window contains:
- the purg gene encoding purine-rich element-binding protein gamma; amino-acid sequence: MMAADGCCRAMDRGRAKLAAEAVPRASLPPPQPPGSDIQELASKRVDVQKKRFYLDVKQSARGRFLKIAEVWIGRGRHDNIRKSKLTLSMSAAPALRGCLGDFIDYYARIGLRGLGLAHLDEPHSNGQSRVPEPRRRAQEHAPLSPAGSAASDEHAQRVLKSELIERDNRKYFLDLKENQRGRFLRIRQTVSKGHGTMGYYGQGIEHTIVLPAQGLIEFRDALSQLIEDYGDGDADERGRTGSRNQEDEDDSPELPEAASFRVDNKRFYFDVGSNRFGVFLKISEVRQPYRNTITVPLKAWSRFGDNFLRYEEEMRRIFTCHKEKRTETRQDSEEQED